A stretch of Canis lupus baileyi chromosome 2, mCanLup2.hap1, whole genome shotgun sequence DNA encodes these proteins:
- the ZNF592 gene encoding zinc finger protein 592 isoform X5, whose protein sequence is MTNGGGLALSEVQSASQATQRRKHLWLLRNTGISRSRSSLQTSIWKPLDQIISEFPFSSNILPCQHPAMGDMKTPDFDDLLAAFDIPDPTSLDAKEAIQTPSEENESPLKPPGMCMDESVSLSHSGSSSDVPAVSVIVKNTSRQESFEAEKDHIAPSLLHNGFRGSDLPPDPHSLGHNCGKFDSTFMNGDSTRSFSGKLEPSKSEPLPTFNQFSPISSPEPEDAIKDNGFGMKPKHSDGYFPPPPGCGPVGGPVLEALAKFPVPELHMFDHFCKKEPKPEPLPLGEHERGGQKVGEPHKELDASRFFGEALEFNSHPSNSTGEPKGLTLELGTCSSVPPRQRLKPAHSKLSSCVAALVALQAKRVASVTKEDQPGHTKDPSGPTKEGSKGSPKMPKSPKSPRSPLEATRKNIKPSDSPRSICSDSSSKGSPSVAASSPPAIPKVRIKTIKTSSGEIKRTVTRILPDPDDPSKSPVGSPLGSAITEAPSEVPEDEVTALPAVAHSPEVGTNSGSPTGDKKGDESALKATDLASPCCSSGSRIPKGAVPSSQTGKKQQQSTALQASALAPANLLPKAVHLANLNLVPHSVAASVTAKSSAQRRSQPQLPQMSVPLVHQVKKAAPLVVEVFNRVLHSSNPVPLYAPNLSPPADSRIHVPASGYCCLECGDAFALEKSLSQHYGRRSVHIEVLCTLCSQTLLFYNKCSLLRHARDHKSKGLVMQCSQLLVKPISVDQMFVSAPGTSPAPAVPVPPSSPKCGLTSGSASPSLPALPLYPDPVRLIRHGIKCLECHRQIRDYVAMAAHFQRTAEESEGLTCQVCQMLLPNQCSFCAHQRIHAHKSPYCCPECGALCRSAYFQTHVKENCLHYARKVGYRCIHCGVVHLTLALLKSHIQERHCQVFHKCAFCPMAFKTASSTADHSATQHPTQPHKPSQLIYKCSCEMVFNKKRHIQQHFYQNASKTQVGVFKCPECPLLFLQKPELMQHVKSVIALPIPRALTVFPEMWTSCQASSLHRTRPRAALALGFPPSPRPQVWLLGAAPCPRAAGAGPRPIAGLKPGPGCGTLAGPVRSARSGFLTGRTMCPT, encoded by the exons CCCTTGCCAGCATCCAGCCATGGGGGATATGAAAACTCCAGATTTCGATGACCTTCTGGCTGCCTTTGACATCCCAGACCCCACCAGCCTTGATGCCAAGGAGGCCATCCAGACCCCCAGTGAGGAGAATGAGAGTCCCCTCAAACCTCCAGGCATGTGTATGGATGAGAGTGTGTCCTTGTCTCACTCAGGTTCATCCTCAGATGTGCCGGCTGTGAGTGTCATTGTCAAGAACACCAGCCGCCAGGAGTCATTTGAAGCGGAGAAAGACCACATTGCTCCCAGCCTCCTACACAATGGTTTCCGGGGCTCGGACCTGCCTCCAGATCCCCACAGCCTGGGCCACAACTGTGGGAAGTTTGATTCCACTTTCATGAATGGAGACAGTACCAGGAGTTTCTCTGGCAAGCTAGAACCTTCCAAGTCAGAGCCGTTACCGACCTTTAACCAGTTCAGTCCAATCTCCAGCCCAGAACCTGAGGATGCCATCAAAGATAATGGGTTTGGAATGAAGCCCAAGCACTCAGACGGTTATTTCCCACCCCCTCCTGGGTGTGGGCCTGTGGGGGGCCCAGTCCTGGAGGCTCTGGCTAAGTTTCCAGTCCCAGAGCTCCACATGTTTGATCACTTCTGTAAGAAGGAGCCCAAGCCAGAGCCTCTGCCATTGGGAGAGCATGAAAGAGGTGGGCAGAAGGTGGGGGAGCCTCACAAGGAGCTGGATGCCAGTCGATTCTTTGGGGAAGCTCTGGAATTCAACAGCCACCCCAGCAACAGTACTGGAGAGCCTAAGGGGCTCACCCTGGAGCTTGGTACCTGCTCATCAGTCCCCCCTCGGCAGCGTCTGAAGCCAGCGCATTCTAAGCTTTCCTCTTGTGTTGCAGCCTTGGTGGCCCTGCAGGCCAAAAGAGTGGCCAGTGTCACCAAGGAGGACCAGCCTGGCCACACAAAGGATCCCTCAGGGCCCACGAAAGAGGGCTCCAAAGGCAGCCCCAAAATGCCCAAGTCACCAAAGAGTCCCCGGAGCCCTTTGGAGGCCACCAGAAAGAATATCAAGCCATCAGACAGCCCTCGGAGCATCTGCAGTGACAGCAGCAGCAAAGGCTCCCCTTCGGTGGCTGCCAGCTCCCCACCAGCAATTCCCAAAGTCAGAATCAAAACCATTAAGACATCATCAGGGGAAATCAAACGGACCGTCACAAGGATCCTGCCAGACCCTGATGATCCCAGCAAGTCCCCCGTTGGATCACCTCTAGGGAGTGCCATTACCGAGGCCCCAAGCGAGGTGCCAGAGGACGAGGTCACTGCCTTGCCGGCAGTGGCGCACTCTCCGGAGGTAGGCACAAATTCCGGGAGCCCCACGGGTGACAAGAAAGGGGATGAGAGCGCACTGAAGGCCACTGACTTGGCATCTCCCTGCTGCAGCTCAGGGTCCCGGATTCCAAAGGGGGCTGTCCCCAGCTCACAGACAggcaagaagcagcagcagagcaCAGCGCTGCAGGCCTCTGCCCTGGCGCCTGCCAACCTCCTGCCCAAGGCTGTGCACCTGGCCAACCTGAACCTCGTCCCCCACAGCGTTGCCGCGTCGGTGACGGCCAAGTCCTCGGCACAGAGGCGCAGCCAGCCACAGCTGCCGCAGATGTCGGTGCCCCTGGTCCACCAGGTGAAGAAGGCTGCCCCGCTGGTTGTGGAGGTCTTCAACAGGGTCTTGCACAGCTCCAACCCCGTGCCCCTCTACGCGCCAAATCTCAGCCCACCTGCGGACAGCAGGATCCACGTACCGGCCAGTGGGTACTGTTGCCTGGAGTGTGGGGATGCGTTTGCCTTAGAGAAGAGCCTGAGCCAGCACTATGGCCGGCGGAGTGTCCACATCGAGGTGCTGTGCACGCTGTGCTCGCAGACACTGCTCTTCTACAACAAGTGCAGCCTGCTCCGGCATGCCCGTGACCACAAGAGCAAGGGGCTCGTCATGCAGTGTTCTCAGCTGCTCGTGAAGCCCATCTCTGTGGACCAGATGTTTGTGTCGGCCCCGGGGACCTCCCCGGCCCCTGCAGTCCCAGTCCCCCCATCGTCCCCCAAATGTGGCCTCACGTCAGGCAGTGCCAGCCCAAGCCTTCCGGCTTTGCCGCTCTATCCAGACCCCGTGAGGCTCATCCGGCACGGGATCAAGTGTCTCGAATGTCACAGGCAGATACGCGACTACGTGGCTATGGCTGCACATTTCCAGAGGACGGCGGAGGAGAGCGAGGGGCTG ACTTGCCAGGTGTGCCAGATGCTGTTGCCCAACCAGTGCAGTTTCTGTGCCCACCAGCGGATCCACGCCCACAAGTCCCCCTATTGCTGCCCGGAGTGTGGAGCCCTCTGCCGCTCTGCCTACTTCCAGACCCACGTGAAGGAAAATTGCTTGCACTATGCCCGCAAGGTGGGCTACAG GTGCATCCACTGCGGGGTTGTCCATCTGACCCTGGCCTTGCTGAAAAGCCACATCCAGGAGCGACACTGCCAGGTTTTCCACAAATGTGCATTCTGTCCCATGGCCTTCAAGACTGCGAGCAGTACTGCAGACCACAGTGCCACTCAGCACCCCACCCAACCTCACAAACCCTCCCA GCTCATTTATAAGTGCTCCTGTGAAATGGTCTTCAACAAGAAGAGGCACATTCAGCAGCATTTTTACCAGAATGCCAGCAAGACGCAGGTGGGAGTCTTCAAGTGCCCCGAGTGCCCACTCTTGTTCCTGCAGAAGCCGGAGTTGATGCAGCATGTCAAG TCAGTAATCgctctccccatccccagagcACTCACGGTGTTCCCCGAAATGTGGACGAGCTGTCAAGCCTCCAGTCTTCATCGGACACGTCCTCGAGCCGCCCTGGCTCTCGGGTTCCCACCGAGCCCCCGGCCACAAGTGTGGCTGCTCGGGGCAGCTCCCTGCCCTCGAGCCGCTGGGGCCGGCCCGAGGCCCATCGCAGGGCTGAAGCCAGGCCCCGGCTGCGGAACGCTGGCTGGACCTGTCAGGAGTGCCAGGAGTGGGTTCCTGACCGGGAGAACTATGTGTCCCACATGA
- the ZNF592 gene encoding zinc finger protein 592 isoform X3: protein MGDMKTPDFDDLLAAFDIPDPTSLDAKEAIQTPSEENESPLKPPGMCMDESVSLSHSGSSSDVPAVSVIVKNTSRQESFEAEKDHIAPSLLHNGFRGSDLPPDPHSLGHNCGKFDSTFMNGDSTRSFSGKLEPSKSEPLPTFNQFSPISSPEPEDAIKDNGFGMKPKHSDGYFPPPPGCGPVGGPVLEALAKFPVPELHMFDHFCKKEPKPEPLPLGEHERGGQKVGEPHKELDASRFFGEALEFNSHPSNSTGEPKGLTLELGTCSSVPPRQRLKPAHSKLSSCVAALVALQAKRVASVTKEDQPGHTKDPSGPTKEGSKGSPKMPKSPKSPRSPLEATRKNIKPSDSPRSICSDSSSKGSPSVAASSPPAIPKVRIKTIKTSSGEIKRTVTRILPDPDDPSKSPVGSPLGSAITEAPSEVPEDEVTALPAVAHSPEVGTNSGSPTGDKKGDESALKATDLASPCCSSGSRIPKGAVPSSQTGKKQQQSTALQASALAPANLLPKAVHLANLNLVPHSVAASVTAKSSAQRRSQPQLPQMSVPLVHQVKKAAPLVVEVFNRVLHSSNPVPLYAPNLSPPADSRIHVPASGYCCLECGDAFALEKSLSQHYGRRSVHIEVLCTLCSQTLLFYNKCSLLRHARDHKSKGLVMQCSQLLVKPISVDQMFVSAPGTSPAPAVPVPPSSPKCGLTSGSASPSLPALPLYPDPVRLIRHGIKCLECHRQIRDYVAMAAHFQRTAEESEGLTCQVCQMLLPNQCSFCAHQRIHAHKSPYCCPECGALCRSAYFQTHVKENCLHYARKVGYRCIHCGVVHLTLALLKSHIQERHCQVFHKCAFCPMAFKTASSTADHSATQHPTQPHKPSQLIYKCSCEMVFNKKRHIQQHFYQNASKTQVGVFKCPECPLLFLQKPELMQHVKSTHGVPRNVDELSSLQSSSDTSSSRPGSRVPTEPPATSVAARGSSLPSSRWGRPEAHRRAEARPRLRNAGWTCQECQEWVPDRENYVSHMKKSHGRTLKRYPCRQCEQSFHTPNSLRKHIRNNHDTVKKVYTCGYCTEDSPSFPRPSLLESHISLMHGIRNPDLSQTSKVRPPGGHSPQVSHLKRPGSGAGDTPGTSNGATVSSTKRHKSLFQCAKCSFATDSGLEFQSHIPQHQADNSTAQCLLCGLCYTSASSLSRHLFIVHKVRDQEEEEEEEEEEEEAAEVAVEAAEPEEGSGEEVSMETRENGLEECAGEPLLGDPEARSLGPASEEDGTQDAQSQPQASQDQDSHAPSPQV, encoded by the exons ATGGGGGATATGAAAACTCCAGATTTCGATGACCTTCTGGCTGCCTTTGACATCCCAGACCCCACCAGCCTTGATGCCAAGGAGGCCATCCAGACCCCCAGTGAGGAGAATGAGAGTCCCCTCAAACCTCCAGGCATGTGTATGGATGAGAGTGTGTCCTTGTCTCACTCAGGTTCATCCTCAGATGTGCCGGCTGTGAGTGTCATTGTCAAGAACACCAGCCGCCAGGAGTCATTTGAAGCGGAGAAAGACCACATTGCTCCCAGCCTCCTACACAATGGTTTCCGGGGCTCGGACCTGCCTCCAGATCCCCACAGCCTGGGCCACAACTGTGGGAAGTTTGATTCCACTTTCATGAATGGAGACAGTACCAGGAGTTTCTCTGGCAAGCTAGAACCTTCCAAGTCAGAGCCGTTACCGACCTTTAACCAGTTCAGTCCAATCTCCAGCCCAGAACCTGAGGATGCCATCAAAGATAATGGGTTTGGAATGAAGCCCAAGCACTCAGACGGTTATTTCCCACCCCCTCCTGGGTGTGGGCCTGTGGGGGGCCCAGTCCTGGAGGCTCTGGCTAAGTTTCCAGTCCCAGAGCTCCACATGTTTGATCACTTCTGTAAGAAGGAGCCCAAGCCAGAGCCTCTGCCATTGGGAGAGCATGAAAGAGGTGGGCAGAAGGTGGGGGAGCCTCACAAGGAGCTGGATGCCAGTCGATTCTTTGGGGAAGCTCTGGAATTCAACAGCCACCCCAGCAACAGTACTGGAGAGCCTAAGGGGCTCACCCTGGAGCTTGGTACCTGCTCATCAGTCCCCCCTCGGCAGCGTCTGAAGCCAGCGCATTCTAAGCTTTCCTCTTGTGTTGCAGCCTTGGTGGCCCTGCAGGCCAAAAGAGTGGCCAGTGTCACCAAGGAGGACCAGCCTGGCCACACAAAGGATCCCTCAGGGCCCACGAAAGAGGGCTCCAAAGGCAGCCCCAAAATGCCCAAGTCACCAAAGAGTCCCCGGAGCCCTTTGGAGGCCACCAGAAAGAATATCAAGCCATCAGACAGCCCTCGGAGCATCTGCAGTGACAGCAGCAGCAAAGGCTCCCCTTCGGTGGCTGCCAGCTCCCCACCAGCAATTCCCAAAGTCAGAATCAAAACCATTAAGACATCATCAGGGGAAATCAAACGGACCGTCACAAGGATCCTGCCAGACCCTGATGATCCCAGCAAGTCCCCCGTTGGATCACCTCTAGGGAGTGCCATTACCGAGGCCCCAAGCGAGGTGCCAGAGGACGAGGTCACTGCCTTGCCGGCAGTGGCGCACTCTCCGGAGGTAGGCACAAATTCCGGGAGCCCCACGGGTGACAAGAAAGGGGATGAGAGCGCACTGAAGGCCACTGACTTGGCATCTCCCTGCTGCAGCTCAGGGTCCCGGATTCCAAAGGGGGCTGTCCCCAGCTCACAGACAggcaagaagcagcagcagagcaCAGCGCTGCAGGCCTCTGCCCTGGCGCCTGCCAACCTCCTGCCCAAGGCTGTGCACCTGGCCAACCTGAACCTCGTCCCCCACAGCGTTGCCGCGTCGGTGACGGCCAAGTCCTCGGCACAGAGGCGCAGCCAGCCACAGCTGCCGCAGATGTCGGTGCCCCTGGTCCACCAGGTGAAGAAGGCTGCCCCGCTGGTTGTGGAGGTCTTCAACAGGGTCTTGCACAGCTCCAACCCCGTGCCCCTCTACGCGCCAAATCTCAGCCCACCTGCGGACAGCAGGATCCACGTACCGGCCAGTGGGTACTGTTGCCTGGAGTGTGGGGATGCGTTTGCCTTAGAGAAGAGCCTGAGCCAGCACTATGGCCGGCGGAGTGTCCACATCGAGGTGCTGTGCACGCTGTGCTCGCAGACACTGCTCTTCTACAACAAGTGCAGCCTGCTCCGGCATGCCCGTGACCACAAGAGCAAGGGGCTCGTCATGCAGTGTTCTCAGCTGCTCGTGAAGCCCATCTCTGTGGACCAGATGTTTGTGTCGGCCCCGGGGACCTCCCCGGCCCCTGCAGTCCCAGTCCCCCCATCGTCCCCCAAATGTGGCCTCACGTCAGGCAGTGCCAGCCCAAGCCTTCCGGCTTTGCCGCTCTATCCAGACCCCGTGAGGCTCATCCGGCACGGGATCAAGTGTCTCGAATGTCACAGGCAGATACGCGACTACGTGGCTATGGCTGCACATTTCCAGAGGACGGCGGAGGAGAGCGAGGGGCTG ACTTGCCAGGTGTGCCAGATGCTGTTGCCCAACCAGTGCAGTTTCTGTGCCCACCAGCGGATCCACGCCCACAAGTCCCCCTATTGCTGCCCGGAGTGTGGAGCCCTCTGCCGCTCTGCCTACTTCCAGACCCACGTGAAGGAAAATTGCTTGCACTATGCCCGCAAGGTGGGCTACAG GTGCATCCACTGCGGGGTTGTCCATCTGACCCTGGCCTTGCTGAAAAGCCACATCCAGGAGCGACACTGCCAGGTTTTCCACAAATGTGCATTCTGTCCCATGGCCTTCAAGACTGCGAGCAGTACTGCAGACCACAGTGCCACTCAGCACCCCACCCAACCTCACAAACCCTCCCA GCTCATTTATAAGTGCTCCTGTGAAATGGTCTTCAACAAGAAGAGGCACATTCAGCAGCATTTTTACCAGAATGCCAGCAAGACGCAGGTGGGAGTCTTCAAGTGCCCCGAGTGCCCACTCTTGTTCCTGCAGAAGCCGGAGTTGATGCAGCATGTCAAG agcACTCACGGTGTTCCCCGAAATGTGGACGAGCTGTCAAGCCTCCAGTCTTCATCGGACACGTCCTCGAGCCGCCCTGGCTCTCGGGTTCCCACCGAGCCCCCGGCCACAAGTGTGGCTGCTCGGGGCAGCTCCCTGCCCTCGAGCCGCTGGGGCCGGCCCGAGGCCCATCGCAGGGCTGAAGCCAGGCCCCGGCTGCGGAACGCTGGCTGGACCTGTCAGGAGTGCCAGGAGTGGGTTCCTGACCGGGAGAACTATGTGTCCCACATGAAAAAGAGCCACGGTCGG ACGCTGAAGCGGTACCCATGTCGGCAGTGTGAACAGTCCTTCCACACCCCCAACAGCCTGCGCAAACACATCCGCAACAACCATGACACAGTGAAGAAAGTCTACACTTGTGG GTACTGCACAGAGGACAGCCCTAGCTTTCCTCGGCCCTCCCTCCTAGAGAGCCACATCAGCCTTATGCATGGTATCAGAAACCCTGATTTGAGCCAGACGTCCAAAGTCAGACCTCCGGGTGGACATTCCCCTCAG GTGAGCCATCTGAAAAGACCAGGCAGCGGAGCTGGGGACACTCCGGGCACCAGCAATGGCGCAACCGTCTCTTCCACCAAAAGGCACAAGTCCCTGTTCCAGTGTGCGAAATGTAGCTTTGCCACAGACTCAGGGCTCGAGTTTCAGAGCCACATACCTCAGCACCAAGCGGACAACTCCACAGCTCAGTGCCTCCTCTGTGGCCTGTGCTACACCTCTGCCAGCTCCCTTAGCCGCCACCTCTTTATCGTCCACAAGGTGagagaccaggaggaggaggaggaagaggaggaggaggaggaggaggcagcagagGTGGCTGTGGAGGCAGCAGAGCCAGAGGAGGGCTCCGGGGAGGAGGTGTCCATGGAGACCAGGGAGAACGGACTAGAAGAATGTGCTGGAGAGCCTTTGTTGGGTGACCCAGAGGCGAGATCACTAGGCCCAGCTTCTGAGGAGGACGGTACCCAAGATGCTCAGAGTCAACCACAGGCCTCTCAGGACCAGGACAGCCATGCACCATCCCCTCAGGTGTGA